The proteins below are encoded in one region of Alistipes communis:
- a CDS encoding efflux RND transporter periplasmic adaptor subunit, producing MKRVLVMLVAAAMAASCTGKKQAESTASDEKVLTKTVPAALRVIEQNEVYTSEIEPYKENDITPAVSGVHIDRILVDVGSRVKAGQLLVTLDPTQYNQQRLQYQTALDDYNRLVPVYEAGGISAQQLEQTKAALDVQKEVLDNLKKNIEMRSPIAGVVTARNYEAGNLFTGTPVLHVMQINPLKIIANIQEQYYPAVKLGMPVEIRTDIFPGEVFAGKVSLIYPALDASTRTFTVEVTVPNGNEKLRPGMFARSTFNMGDKEGIMVPDVAVLKQVGSSERYLYVVEDGKAERRSVKVGRQIGSDVDILSGVADGEQIAVTALSRLADGVEVEVKE from the coding sequence ATGAAAAGAGTTTTGGTGATGTTGGTTGCGGCGGCTATGGCTGCATCCTGCACGGGCAAGAAACAGGCCGAATCGACGGCCTCCGACGAGAAAGTGTTGACGAAGACGGTGCCCGCCGCGCTTCGGGTGATCGAACAGAACGAGGTCTATACCTCCGAGATCGAGCCTTATAAGGAGAACGATATTACCCCTGCGGTTTCGGGCGTGCATATCGACCGGATTCTGGTCGACGTGGGTTCGCGCGTGAAGGCGGGGCAGCTGCTCGTGACGCTCGATCCGACGCAGTACAACCAGCAGCGGTTGCAGTACCAGACTGCGCTCGACGACTACAACCGGCTGGTTCCGGTCTATGAGGCCGGCGGCATCTCGGCGCAGCAGCTCGAACAGACCAAGGCTGCGCTCGACGTGCAGAAGGAGGTGCTCGACAACCTGAAAAAGAACATCGAGATGCGTTCGCCCATTGCGGGCGTCGTGACGGCGCGCAACTACGAAGCGGGCAACCTGTTCACGGGGACGCCGGTGCTGCACGTCATGCAGATCAATCCGTTGAAGATCATCGCCAACATTCAGGAGCAGTACTATCCCGCCGTGAAGCTGGGGATGCCTGTCGAGATCCGCACCGATATTTTTCCCGGCGAAGTGTTCGCGGGCAAGGTGTCGCTGATCTATCCGGCGCTCGACGCTTCGACGCGTACCTTCACCGTCGAGGTGACCGTTCCCAACGGCAACGAGAAGCTGCGTCCGGGCATGTTCGCCCGTTCGACCTTCAACATGGGCGACAAGGAGGGGATCATGGTGCCCGACGTGGCCGTGCTGAAACAGGTGGGTTCGTCCGAGCGTTACCTCTATGTGGTCGAGGACGGCAAGGCCGAACGCCGCAGCGTGAAGGTCGGCCGCCAGATCGGCAGCGACGTGGACATTCTGT